The genome window TACACCATCCTGTATTTACTTTCCTTTTTGTATTGGTCGATCAGTGAACTCATTTtaggtttatttatttgatCACCCACAAGATTGATTCGAATGGTCGAGTTTGACTGGTGGCGTGAAATGGGCTGGTTTCTTGGGCTTGGATGGTGCGCTTTTGTTGATGGTTAATAGAGATGACGTGCTATCTGGATTGGGTGTTAGTACATGCACGTCTATGTACTTGTCCAGCAAGTCGAATAATAGGCCAGAGGAGTCCCACTTTACGGGCCCTTAGTTTGCATAATTGCATCTGAAACAGGGATTGTGCCCTCCAAGAGGCGTATGTAGGGATGATAACGAGAAAATTAGAGTGCTTATGTTATAGGATAGCGTGTTACAAGGCTCTCAAAACATGCATTAACAGGATGGAAGTAAGGCTCTAAAAACATATGCAACAACAGGATGGAAGCGCTGGCAGCATGCCTCACTTTCTAACTTTTGCATCTCCTATCCATGAGCTTTTGTTGCTCCCATATTCTGTTTCTCTGTTCTTCTTGCTAAACCTGTTATGAGTTAGATATTGTGCATTCTTATACTGTTTATGTAAGCAACTTATAAGTTTTTGTGCATTCTTTTGGTAGAGTAGATTTGATCATTTAAGTTCATCTCTTTGGACTTTCTGCACTCCTTTTATGTGTGATTTCTTTTTGTAATGTATGTTTGGGCTTTATTCAACCTGGCCAACTACATTTCAGTCCGTTTTATTTACATGACATTTGACAGTAATGGGAAACTGTAgtccatttatttatttttctatggaCTGATTGTCACTTTGTTTTCTAGTAAACATATTCTCATATTCTCACATGCTATGTGTTACATGTCACAGATAATGATGGCTTTGTGATCCCAAGCTTGAGTGTTGAAGAATCTGATCTCGGTGACTGGGAAGTTTCACGGGCTTCTGATCCTCAACCACCTCCAAAGGTCTCTTTCTAATCGCTGTTCTTCTGGGTCCCTTTATGAAAGCAAAATACCAGCACATCTTAATTTCCTTGCGCCTGAATCAGGGTGAACTCACTGTAAAGTAACATGACACACTGTTACTCTGTTATAAGAAACATACTTGTCCAAACATAGGAAAGGAGATAGAGAGTTGCGTTTCGCAAGATCGCTAACTTATACTATAGAGCAGCAACAAAGCAAAAGATCCGGTTGTTTCACTTTGGTAGATAATCGTTGTCCATGTATCTGTCTTTGCTTTCCCTAACTTTGCATTGATGCTTTTTTTGCTACAGCCCACCAAGGATACAGAGAGCATCTATCTTGGACCACACGGTGCACCACCATCTAGGGCAAAGAAGCCAGAGGATACTTCAGCTACAACTGGGTTCCGTGATAAGAATAAGGTGAAGGAAGCCGATCAGAAAGTGTTTGGGACTGGCCGGAACAACAAAGGAGGCAACGCTGGAGACTTTCATCGTTGCAATGCTGCCAACCATGTCAAGTACCCCTACAAAAGATCCACTTGACTTTCTCTCTAATGCAGCCCGTTCCCAGTGATTCCTATATCCTGTCAACAGCTTGACTAAGTGAAGGTTTGTTGTTAGATTTCTCTTTGATCGTTGGCCCAGTTATCATCTAGCATATCCTGCTGCAGGTATTCCTAATCCATGGATATGTACTATCGGTTTGCTACTCTGGAACGAGACTTTTGCGTTGAATGGAAAATTTGTATTCCTAAATCACCATTTCTTGTGGTTTCTGCCGTTTGATTGTTCTGGGCATCTTGAGGTTAACAAGGTGAAGATGAATAGAGCTCATTGTGACAAAGTATAATAGTTGAGGCATTTGCAGATTTGCGTCCACTGCCATGGTCGATGCCATGATTAAAGTACTTGTTGGTGTCTAGTCCTAACAGGACATTTGGGGTGCGTCATCACGTTTGTCATCATCGCATCTCACTTGTTATTGTTTCTTTTGGGCACATGTATAGTCATTTCGATGTGAACGCCAGGAATCTTATTCTAAATTTGGAGGGTTATCCATCGTATTGGTCCCGGATGCGATGCAAAGCATTTAGGACTCTTGTCTGATATTGTAACCTTGTATAACGGTACCCTGGACTGGATATTGGAGAATGGAAAAGTTTAATCAAGTCTATCGCTTGTATGTTGTAAGCAAACTGGACTGGAGGTACGTGTTTGCTATTTCGATGGAAACTGCTCCTATTTAGCACGGCTCTCATGCCCAGAATTCCTGCTGCAGTTGAGAGCGAAGGAGCACCGACACATTAAATCATCGGTAATCATGATAGTGGAAGAAAGGTAATCCACATCACAGTAAGCGTGGAGATTGGATGAGATCCTTGAGAGTGGGCTAACGATTTGCACATTACTAGTGGCTGACCCAGGCCCATGGCCGAGTCTGTCATATATTTAAATCACCTTTGTATTtactataaaaatattagttttttaatttaGTCTAAATTTGAATGGACCAGTCTCCCCTACTAGTGGCAAACGTCAGTGTGCTCTATACTATAGAAAGATTTGTGACTCCCAAGTTGGATTCATTGCATTGCTTAATTCCCGGCCGCTTTAAGCATGTATGCAGGTGGATTAGATTACTTTAATTATCACGAATTCTGGTTGCGGCTTTCTCGCGTTTATATCTATCACCTTTTGACCAAAGCCCCGGAGAAGTGCGTAACAGACGAAATAACTCGGCCCCTACCTTCATTTTGTGTGGCCAAAAACTTCTGATCGGAACCGCTTTAGTCGGAGCAAGCGACCCAGGAGGACGCGGATGAAGCCAAGAACAAGCCAAGATGACTGCGTTGCTCAATAGGCCGACTGTTTCCATATTTACCCAGGGGCGGGCCTATGTGAGATCATGCTGTACAGATAGATTTACACCTAAATATTTGTGGGCTAGTGGCCAAGCATGAGTCCAAACGGACGACGACCCAACCTACAACTGCTACAGCCTTATCCCCATCGTTGGTGACGGCAGCAGCAGGGGCGGTGGCCAGCAAGTTGATGGGTTCATAGACTCCGGTGGAGTAAAGTGCCGGTAGAACGTCGGTGGCGGCGACGGCTGCTCAGATCGAGGAGCCCTCTCTCCTCGGTGCGCCTCCGAGACCAGAGCGCGCATCAAGGCTCGGCGGGACGGCAGTAGGGCCCCGGCCTCCTCTGCTCCAACCGCGCCCCTGATACGAAGGCCTCCCTTTTATAAGCTATCGCTAGAGATTACAACGATGAGATAAGGCTCAAATCAGTTGGGAGCGCGGAGGGCTCGACCGGCTGGAATTCGATTTGGTTCGATTCAGTTGGTATTCGATTGAAGATAGAAAGAGATTTGATTCGAGATAAGATGGGGATTCGGTTGAAGCTTGGATGGTGACTCGTTTGGTGGCTTCTAGATTTCCCCCTCACATTTGAACTGGTCTCTCTAGAGATTTGGGGCTTGTTTTGCTTCGGCTGTTGGGAGGAGCATGGCAGCTGGTCTCAATCTCTGAGGGAGGGGGAATTTACTTTTTTTACCACCCTACCGGTGGCGCTTGCCAAAACACCATCATATCGAATGCTCTCTTCCGTTTGCCATCTGGGCCCACACGCGGATGAACGTCCCGTTATGAACAGTATCCAagagatttaaaaaaaatcaaaaaatatgtcgatttttacgtgctctataattcataagcaatccattttaattagattcgattaaaaatcttgtgtagaatttaaactaaaattcttcaaaaggtGTTATTTTTGCAGCTTCTAGTAATTTTAAGGCCTCACAACAATTCcaaaaaatatgtgaaaattcactaatatttctctaatgtaatatactaatttctaaaatcatcttTCGCCCTAGTTTATAAATTGTGCTAATAAATGGGCATTCCAAAGGAACTCAATTTTTTACCTTATAACCTAGAGtaggagataattttagaaattagtacatcacattacacgaatattagtgaattgtcccatattttttgaattttttgtgaGGTCTTAAAAATCACTAGAAGTTACAAAATTAACGTCTTTTgaggaattttagtttaaattctacacaagatttttagtcaaatccaattaaaatgggttacttatgaattatagagcagtaaaaaaatcgacatattttttgattttttaaatctatcgggtactgttcataacGGGACGTTCGTCCGTGTCTCTGCGTGTGGGCCCGGTGGCAAACGGGAGAGAGCATCTGGTAAGATGGTGTTTTGGCATGCGCCACCTGGTAGGGTGGTAAAAAAGGAAATTCCTCTTGAGGGAGAGGCAAGCAACGGTTGGAGTAGAGGGTGAGACATGTGGGCCCATGCTGCAGGGAGAGAGGCAAAGGAAAGGGTTGCTGGGCCGGCCCAAAAGGATGGAATTTCAccctttttctcatttttttaattatcaCTGAGATAACTGTTACAAAATATCATCATACACACGTGGGTGAGTACGTCGATTCCTAAAAGGCTGATACGTGTGAGTGCACCAAGTACTAAAAACTGACAACGTGTGTGTAATTATGTGACGATCGCGTTCTTGAGATGGAGGGTGGCGGCGATGTGGGTGCGAGTGAGGCAAGGGTCATGGTGATGGGGCGTGGCATGAGCACGGGCTAAGCCTGGAGGGGCAGCGGCGGAGATAACAAGTGGGCTCGAGCTACgtggagagcggcggcggcgcaggcatGAGCGAGGTGAGGCTCACATGATTGCATGTGCGGGCAAGATCACGACAAATATATACACAAAATATT of Phragmites australis chromosome 3, lpPhrAust1.1, whole genome shotgun sequence contains these proteins:
- the LOC133912685 gene encoding uncharacterized protein LOC133912685, with product MDPHRLTGPADEDDWDNDGFVIPSLSVEESDLGDWEVSRASDPQPPPKPTKDTESIYLGPHGAPPSRAKKPEDTSATTGFRDKNKVKEADQKVFGTGRNNKGGNAGDFHRCNAANHVKYPYKRST